The Onychostoma macrolepis isolate SWU-2019 chromosome 18, ASM1243209v1, whole genome shotgun sequence genome includes the window TAGCTACAGAGCAGGAAGAGCTCGCGGGCAATGGATTTGGCTGTGGCCTTTCGAAGGGGAACTGCTTTACGATAAAATGCAGGAGAGGATGAGGCCCCGGGCACTTCAGTCCAATAGTGCTTTAGACGGTTTAGACGGTCTCCCAATAAAGACGGGGACCGGCAGATCCTTCACTACCCCCACTTCCACCAGCCACGTGCCGGGGGCAGCCGAGATGGTCACTCTCCGGGCCGGTACGTGTCGTGTGTCTCCATGCACGCACGTGATCGGGAGAAAAGCCTTGGTTTCCCCGTGGGGGGCGAGGATGCAGGACTGCACCAGGCTGACTGCACCGCCGGAGTCCAGTAGAGCCGGGAACGGGCGGCCATTGATCTTTATTTCCGCTTCTGGAGCCCGCACGCCGGAGGCAGGTCACGGTGCACAATACAGCCTGCCAGCCACATTCGTGCGGGAGATGCGGGAGCCTCTGTTGGCATGGGCTCGTCCCTTGGAGCGGGAGCCACCGGCCTGACTACTGGTCGCAAGGTGCCCTCCGGCGTGCGTCGCTCCTGGACCACCCTCCGGGGAAACGCTCGCTCCCCAGTATCCCGGTGTTGGGCAGCATCCGCCAGCTCCACGGCCTCAACGAGTTCGGAAATGGTGGCGGGGTTCCACATCCTGACAGCTTGGCGGTGAGTCCTGGTGAGAGCATGAAGGAACCGGTCAACGACGATGCGCTCCGCTACTTGGGCAGCTGAAGGCTCGCCATCTAATAGCCAATGTTGAGCGAGACGGGACAATTCGGCGACTTGGGCTGGGAGGCGGGGTTTGTACTCCCAGTCATGGAAATATTGGGCCGCACAGACTGAAGAAAGCCCCAGGCAGGCCAGGATTTTCTTCTTGAGCTCACTATACTGGTCTGAGGCCGAGGACGGCAGGGTGAAGTAAGCCCGTTGAGCCTCCCCAGCGAGGAGGGGTGCCAACAATCACGGCCATTCTTCACTCTCCCAGCCCTCTTGGACCACCGTGTTTTCAAACATCTGCAGAAAAGCTTCAACGTTGTCATCAGCCGTCATTTTCGGCAACAGTTTCGTCACTTGTACTCGGGCGTCGGGTAGCGGAATGCGTCGTGCAGCTGCCGTGCACAGTGCGTCGAACCCCTACTCGATTTGTCCCTGTCTGGCAGCAAGATATTCAGTAATCTGTTGCTGGCAGATGCTGACCTCCGTTAGCCGTTGGAGGATTTCGTCCATGTTGGGGAGGAGCGATCGCCTTGCAAAAAGGGGAGaaagagtaaaaaaacaaaaaaacaaaaaaagaacggTTAGTTAGAGGGAGATCGCTCGTCGGTGTTCCTTCCACTAAtttgcccgcattctccaccagtgTGGCAGGGTGGAAGGATCACACGACAAGGAGAGCTCAGTTTAAGCCCCAGAGGGTGGATTTTTATTGATAAACAAGTGAATATGTGGGTGGAGAAGGTGCTCTTGCTTGCAGAAGAGCCCTCACTCGTGTCCAGGTGGGGGTGAATCCGTGCGGTGCTCGTGGGGATGCTGATCGGTCACACACTGCTTTCTGGAACGGGATAGAGAGAGAACGTTAGTCTGCTGTCTCATGGAGAGGCTTCTCTCCCATCTATATTCTCTCTTTTTGCATAAAAAGGAAGAAGGAGATTCATTATAGCCTTCATTACATTAATTTAGACGACATGTCACCTTGAACACCTGTCACTTCACCTTGATGCCACATgaaccttaaaggaatagtttacaaaaaatgtaacttctattaacatttaatcactctcatgttgtttcaaccCTATGTGACTTTTTTGTCACCATTTAATCATTCATAACAATCATAATGCATATAATAACCATTTCCACATGAATAACTTTTAAGCCAAAACTTtatttacattgtaaaataaaacatttgtatcTTATTTCAAACACAGTTTACAGAAGAAACCAAAGGATCCAACAAGCTTAGAAGATTCATTTTTGGACTGTATGTAATTTGCATCTTCTTTTTGTTTATCttgctattgttttttttttttttttttattctttgcaGTTGAAAGATGTAGCGAAAGGATatatagaaatgtattacactaaaactatacattttcctttttaaatgtAGTGAACACATATGCTAGATTTGTCAGCATTTCAACAACATATcctatttttacagtataatctcaaagttctttatttaaaaaaataaataaataaaatatgataataataataataataatagattaataAACACGTTTATTTATCAGTAGAGCTTAGACATTGTTTTCCCCATCATATTTTGCTTTGTATTTTCTTCTGGCTTGAACAGGATGATATAACATTTAGGTGCAAAAATGCAGAATAGTAAACCAAAGCTTGAGGCTAAAATGGCAAATATCTCCACAGCTACGGTAAATTTTCCAGGAGAACTGACATAAGCTGGGATAAATGTGATCCATACAGCACAGAATATCAGCATACTGAATGTGATGAATTTGGCTTCATTGAAGTTATCAGGCAGTGTGCGAGCCAGAAAAGCCAGAATGAAGCAAAATACAGCCAGTAGGCCAATATAACCGAGCACAGCCCAGAAACCTATGGTAGAACCCAGACTGCACTCAAGAATGATTTTTTccttataatatttcatatttttgtgaggAAATGGAGGAGATATTGTTAGCCAAAGCACACAGATAAGAACTTGTATAAGTGTAAAGGCAAGCACACTCAGACGTTGTTGTGCAGGCCCAAACCATTTCATGACATTACTTCCTGGAAGTGTAGCCTTGAAGGCCATTAACACCACTATTGTTTTGCCCAGAACACAGGAGATACAGAGGACAAATGTGATCCCAAACATTGAGTGACGTAACATACAGGACCACTCAGTGGGCCGACCAATAAAAGTAAGTGAACAGAGGAAACACAAAGTCAAAGAGAAGAGCAGCAGGAAGCTCAGCTCTGAGTTGTTGGCTTTTATTATGGGGGTGTTCTTCTTTCTGTAGAACAGGATGGCCACCAGCGCAGTTAATCCTACTCCAAACAGTGAGAAAAGAACTAACACTATACCCATAACTTCTGTGAATGACAGAAACTCTACAGCCtttaacacacatttatttttctcagcATTAGACCAGTATTCCCCTGGACACTGCTTGCAGTTATTTGAATCTGGAAAAGAAAGTTGCAATCACAAATTAGAGACAAAAGAAAAGCAAATTACATGAATGAGATGGGCTGTGAGATTACCTGTTTCATTACTGATTTCTCCTTCTGCACATGGAATACAGTCAAAACAGCAGACAGGTCTTCCTTTTTGTGCAGCCTTCCTAGTACCTGGAGGACAGCTCTCACTGCACACAGACCTTGGCTTCTGCACATAAATAATAGTGATCACAGAATTTTTTAACTTTGAGGAGTAAATTATGATGCAAATGCACAATGGGAGCTATTGTGAGCTAATGTATTGTGAACACCATGGAAGTGCTATTATTAAGAACAATTATTTAGTCTACTGAgcattttactgtcactttactTTTCAAAACTCAAACTCTGTCATTACTTTTGTCCACTTGATAAGCACCTATTTCCAGATTGCCTTTTCTGATCTGCATTTCCAATGCCAGTTAATGTAATGAAGTCACAAAACTTAACATACATGGAATGTTTAAACTTATTCATCATGAATTAACTGCAGTGCTTTTTTAGCAACATTTAACAATAAGCTtcatattagttaatgcattaggtatGAAAGACCATGtacattcattaattcatttttaaatcatcttAAGCCAGTTAactttagttaatgcattaagaataaacattaacaatgaAAAGTAAAAAGTGTAAATTTATAGTATAAAGtgattaaacatttattattagtgGTTTCTTTGTgatcaatacattattattattattaatacattgattgattgatttatttccTCAGTTTAAACAAACTATGAAGGACAAACATATTAATGCCATTTACCTCCAGCTGTCCTCCAGTCCAGATTATGTTTTCAGTATTGAGCACAAAGCGTTGGTGAGGGGGCAGCGAGGCATCATAGTATCCTACTGATTTAAATTGTATTGAACCATCTGAGTCCTTCTGCCAATTAATAATGTCGTATTGGGCTATTGCACCACCAGTGCTGTCAAACCACACACGATCTCCTGTCTTTATGGTGAAATTTACCTTTTTCAAAGCCTCAACAATCTAGTGAAAAAAGACACTGACATTATCACTGAGGCATTTTAAAAGACGGTTCCCTCATCTGCTCCCTTCATATTCACCTTTCTTTTATCTTTTACCTGCTGTGGTTGTATTGTCAGGCCTTTCTCACAACCTTCTTTTTCTTTGCACTTGAGTAGACTGTGTAGTGAATGAGCCACAGCATAAACAGCTTTGTAGACGTAGCTTGCATATCTTTGTTCAGGCACGTctttgttgtaattttttaGTAAAAGTAGTTCCTCATATCTGCTGCAACTTAatgaatattgagaaaaattcCCCTCACTCTGTGAACATGGAAAAGCTGTGTTCCAGAATTCTTTTAAGACATAATCTGCAAACCcttcaatattg containing:
- the LOC131524493 gene encoding extracellular calcium-sensing receptor-like, encoding MFLYLYTFLFFYQLHTKAGNTLCRIMGDPQYPLLSKDGDLTFGALLPVHSIETLPSFEFMQKPQLLSCSSVYLRDFRLAQIMIFAIEEINRSERLLPNVSIGYRIYDTCGSRLSTMSATMGLMNGQEFGAGYRCNGHSPLHAIIGESESSATVILSRTTGPFKIPVISHSASCECLSNRKDYPSVFRTMASDYHQSRALASIVKDLGWSWVGAVNSDNEYGNYGMAIFLKIAQEKGICVEYSVKFYRTEPEKLQKVVDTIKKSTAKVIIAFISLPEMGLLTDQLSIQNITGFQMIGVKSWITVNSLVTPNSFRVLGGSLGFAVRKINIEGFADYVLKEFWNTAFPCSQSEGNFSQYSLSCSRYEELLLLKNYNKDVPEQRYASYVYKAVYAVAHSLHSLLKCKEKEGCEKGLTIQPQQIVEALKKVNFTIKTGDRVWFDSTGGAIAQYDIINWQKDSDGSIQFKSVGYYDASLPPHQRFVLNTENIIWTGGQLEKPRSVCSESCPPGTRKAAQKGRPVCCFDCIPCAEGEISNETDSNNCKQCPGEYWSNAEKNKCVLKAVEFLSFTEVMGIVLVLFSLFGVGLTALVAILFYRKKNTPIIKANNSELSFLLLFSLTLCFLCSLTFIGRPTEWSCMLRHSMFGITFVLCISCVLGKTIVVLMAFKATLPGSNVMKWFGPAQQRLSVLAFTLIQVLICVLWLTISPPFPHKNMKYYKEKIILECSLGSTIGFWAVLGYIGLLAVFCFILAFLARTLPDNFNEAKFITFSMLIFCAVWITFIPAYVSSPGKFTVAVEIFAILASSFGLLFCIFAPKCYIILFKPEENTKQNMMGKTMSKLY